The sequence CCCGCCGAGGGCGGCTGGGACCACGCAAACATCCATTTCAGGAGCGCCAGACGCGTGCATCATCTGACAACTTTTCCTTCCGCTCTCACGTATGCTTAACAAAGCATGAGAGTTCGAGTCCTTCTGTTCGGTGTGCTCAAAGACATCTTGCAACGCAGCGAGGACTCACTCGATTTGTCCTCGGGTGCTACGGTTTCCGACTTGCTCAATCATTACCGCGAACTTGCGCCCGAGAAAGCTAAGTTCTTCCATTCGTTGGCTCTTGCGGTGAACCAGCAATACGCGGCGCCGGGAGACCGGTTGCGGGAAGGCGATGAAGTCGCGCTGCTCCCTCCAGTCAGTGGCGGAGCCGAAACTGTTGTGCGCAAAGAGAGTTATCAGTGTCAGATCGTTCGTGAGCGAATTCAGGCCCAACGGATCGTCGAAGGGATAAAGCAGGGCGAGGACGGCGCGGTGGTGGTCTTTGAAGGCATTGTCCGTAACCACACACGGAATCGCCGGACATTGTTTCTGGATTATGAAGCCTACGAGCCGATGGCGCTGAATCAAATGAACTCGCTGGCGGAGAAGGTGCTTGCGAACTACAAGGTGAGAGAGGTCGCGATCATCCACCGGCTTGGACGGCTCGAGATTGGCGAGACCAGCGTGCTGATCGTTGTCGCCTCCGCGCACCGTGGCGCAGCTTTCGATGCTTGCCGCTTTGCTATCGATACTCTCAAGCGAACCGTCCCAATTTGGAAGAAAGAACACTTCACCGATGGCGTTGTGTGGGCCGATGGCGAGCCTTTTCCCGAAGAGCTTCGCACGAGCGCTGAACCCAACATTGGCGAGGCAAAGTGAGACTCCTGCGCACCATAGTCATCCCACTGGTTCTGCTCGCCTCGGTGAGCGCCCAGGAGAACACCGAAACTACCTTTAAAGTCGATGTGAAGCTGGTGAATGTGTTTGTCACGGTGACCGATCCGCAGGGTGCACCGATCGGCAATCTCGTAAAGAATGACTTTAGTCTCACCGAAGATGGCATTCCGCAGAAGATTTCGGTCTTCAGCAAGGAATCGCAGCTTCCACTCTCGATTGTGCTGGCGGTGGATACCAGCTCCAGCACGCGCAAAGACATTCGTCTCGAGCTGGAGGCCGCGCGCCGATTTATTCACTCCATGATTCGCCCGCAGGATGCGGTGGCTTTCTATACCTTCGCAACAAACGTGAGCGAGATGACGCCGTTCACGTCGAAGCTGCGGCAGCTCGACAGCGCGATCAACGAAGTGCAGGTTGGCGGCGCTACCTCGCTGTACGACGCGATCTACCTTGGAGCCAAGGCGCTGATCAATCGGCAAGGACGCAAGGTGCTGGTGCTGATCACGGATGGTGGCGACACGGCGAGCAGCATCGATTACAAGGAAGCTCTGCGAGCAGCGCAGCAATCCGAAGCCCTGGTCTATAGCTTGATCGATGTGCCCGTCGAGGCAAGTGCCGGACGCAATACCGGGGGCGAGCACGCGCTCATTCAAATCTCGAATGACACAGGTGGAAAGTACTACTATGCGTCGAATGTGGCGCAGCTCGATAGGGCTTTTGAGCAGATTAGCGATGAGCTTAGGACGCAGTATCTGCTGGCCTACTATCCTGCGGCTCGACGTGCTTCGTCCGACTTTCGGCAGATAGATGTCATCGCCCATCCCCACGATTTGCCGGAAGTTCAGGGCAGCGACAGCGGCGACAAGCTCGTCGTGCGCGCCAGGCGTGGGTATTACACTTCGAAACTGGAGTAATGCGTCAATCGTCATTTCGCGCGGCGGTGGTTCGGAATGATCGTAAAAATCGCGTAAAATGCCGACATGAGTTTTCGTAGCGCTGCCGCTCCCGCCCTGCAAAAAAAGTCAAAGAACACACCTCCGGAAGAAACTGGCATTGAGGCCTCCTATCTGAAAGCGCTCGGGGAGAAGCAGACTCCGGTAACGGTGAAGTTGGTCGGCGGAGGAGCGGTGCGTGGCTGGATCGAATACTACGATGCCAACATGATCCGGCTGACTCGCGAGCACTCTCCGAATCTCTTCATCTACAAGCACGAAATCGTCTATATCGCGGAGGACGGCGGACGCCGAGGGCGTCTGTGAGCGCTTCGCATCCCGATTACATTTCCACGGCCTCTGACATTGCGCGCCGGGCTGGCGCTTTGCTCATGGAGTACTACGCGCGCGGCGTCAAAACCGAGTACAAGGGGAGCGGGACGGTGGACGTAGTCACGGAGGCAGACCGTGCTTCGGAGAAGCTCATCGTCGAGGCATTGCGGGCTGCGTTTCCCAATCACGGAATCGTCGGCGAGGAAGGATCTCGAGCGCAAAGCTCAGGCGAGTTCATTTGGTACGTCGATCCGCTTGATGGCACCACGAACTTCGCTCATGGCTTCCCGGTGTTCTGCGTGTCGCTCGGACTGGCACGTGATAATGAAATGATCGCGGGCGTCGTCTTCGATCCCACCCGCAACGAATTGTTTGCTGCCGAGCGGGGTAGTGGCGCGACTCTTAACGGCAAAAAGATTCGCGTATCGCGCGCCTCCAGTCTCGGCGAGAGTCTGCTTGGCACGGGGTTTCCCAGCAAGAAGCGGCATCTAAATCCGAATATCTACTTCTATCACCAGCTCACCATGAAGACTCACGGCATTCGCCGCGCGGGATCGGCTGCGCTCGATTTGTCGTGTGTCGCTGCGGGACGCTATGACGGCTACTGGGAGTTCAATCTGAATCCGTGGGATACCTCAGCCGGCGTGTTGCTTGTGCAGGAGGCGGGAGGAAAGCTCTCGCATGTCGATGGCAGCGCATTCGATGTCGCCGCAAGCCGCGATGTGCTGGCCAGCAACGGGATTGTTCATCAGGAACTGCAGAACGAGATGCGGAACGTAATGCAGGGACGCGGACTCGAACCTTTGCCAGACCTGGTAGAGTTTGCGAAGAGTCGTAGTTAAACGAATAGCCACACAAAGCAGCGATTCCCAATTGAGAATGTGTTGTTAAGAAGCAATAACAATGCGGCTGCACTTATCGTGTCTATTAAATCTTCCGATTTGCGTTTCACAATTGATTTCCGTAGTCTCTGAGCAGTGAGTGACCCTGAAGTTCACTTGCTCCCATCCCAGCTGATCTCTAGATCCTGACGTCCTGCTGTTGTTCCTAAGTGGGACGTTCTATAGCGCCGCTTCTGGCAGCAGTTGCTGTTTCTCCTCGCCGAGTAGCGATTTATAGTGCGCCAGAACCCGGACGAATGCGTGTCCGTCGCTGCATTGAGCCAAGCCTCGGCTCATGCGGACGGTCACTTAACTTCGATTGGAGATTGGATATGAAACTCGCAAGACGCATCGCTTATTTCTTTTTGCTGCTGGTAACCACTTCTCTCGTGGCGTCGGCGCAAGAGCCACGCGGCAGATTTACAGTGAAGCACGCTACACGGTGGGGCACCGCTATTCTGCCGGCAGGAAGCTATTCCGTTTCGGTACACGCCGGGCCGGTATCTTATGTGCTGGTGACGTCCGAAGATCGCAACGCTGCTTCGATCATGGCCGTCGCGCAGTACGTGGAGTCGGCGCAGTGCAAGAGCAGTTCTCTTGAACTGGAGCAGACTGGCGCAGACTGGAGTGTACGTTCTCTCTGCTTGGAGTCGACGCTGGCCGTGTACTTCAGTCCGTCGCAGAAGACGCACCAGACGAGTCTCGCCGCAGCTTCGCAAGCCGGTTCACTTTCGGGAGCCAATTAAGAGAACACTACTGCGTGGAGACGCAGCCTGGCTGCGTTCCACGCAGGATTACAGAAGGTTTTGATAACCCTGATAGAGAAAATTCATAATCCGATGCTGTTTGCACCGATAAAATGCACTATGGATCAGTTAAACCTTAATCCCGCATTAGATTTTTTGCATGATCTCGGCACTCGCATCGCGGCGGCAGATCCTTTGCACGAGGTGCTCGACGAGATCGTCGAATTCGTCGCCGACCTGGTAAGTTGCGATTCCTGCTTCATATTTGTTCTTGAAGGCGACGAGCTCGTGCTTCGCGCTTCGAAAAATCCTCATCCGGAAGCTCTTGACCGGCTCAAGATGCAAATCGGACAGGGAATTACCGGATGGGTCGCCGAGCATCGCGAGCCTGTGGTCCTTCCTGAAAAAGCTTCACGGGATCCGCGGTTCAAAATCTTCAGCGAACTTCCTGAAGACGCATACGAAGCCATGCTCTCGGTACCCATTGTGTCGCGTGGCCGCGTCGTGAGCGTAATCAACGTCCAGAATCGGGAAGCTCGCGTCTTTACGTCGCGTGAGGTGAAGTCGGTTTCGACGATCGGTCATCTGGTGGGTGCAGCCATCGAGATGGCGCGCCTGGAAAACGAAGTCACGCAACTTTCCGACAAGCTCGCCACGCGCAAGATCGTGGAGCGTGCCAAAGGCCTGATCCAACGCGAACTCTCCATCACGGAGGAGGAAGCGTACAGCACGATCCAGAAGCAGGCACGGCAGCGCCGCAAATCGATGAAGGAAGTTAGTGAAGCCATTCTGCTGGCCCACGAGCTGAAGAAAGGATCGTCCCGCCCAGTTTCCTGAGTCCCCATCAATCGTGCGCTTGCACAGGAGTCGTTAGCTACACGCACGGGCAGCGGTTCCTATCTCTGTGCTTAGAAACGCCAATTCATCACGCAGACGCGCAGAAAAGCAAGACCGAGAGAAACACGGAGGACAGACAGGACACAGAGGAAAGGCGAATCTTGGGAAGTTTGCCTCCGTCAGCTCGCGCTGTCGGAGACATCAAGCAAAATCACCTCAGTGAACTCAGCGTCCTTCGTGGCAAGTTTTGTCTTTCTCCGTGCCTCCGTGATGAGAAGGGTTCTGAGCTAGAATTTACGTGTGTCCAACTTTCTGCTCAAGCGCGAAGTCCGCAAGCGTCCGGCGTCGGTGAAGTTCGCCGGCCGCATCCTTTTTCTTACGGAAGATCCAGAGCTGATCCGGCGGCAATTGGCCGGTGAAGATTTGCCATGGGACACCCAGAACCCTGTGAATAACCCCAAGTTGCGGGATGATATTTCTACTGACGAAATCACGCCGGCTCACATTTGCTTCTTCTTTGATGAGACCCTCGGTGAATTTCCATACACCGGCCTGAAGTGCGGCAATGAGCTGCCGATCAAGCGCACGGACGTGAAGAAGGGTGGATTTGTCGCGGCGGTGAGCGGCAAGCGGCGTGGAAAAGGATCGAGTCGCGAGCAGTCGCCATACGCGGAGCTTTCCGCCGGCATCAAGCTGGTGATCGCCGAGAATATTGAGCGGATTTACAAGCAAAATTGCCAGAACCTTGGCGTGCTCACCTCAACTGACTTCAGCCTTATTGATTGCATTCGGCGCGGAGAAGAAATTCCGCTAGAAGTTTTCACGCATGGCGAAGACGAGATTACGCGCCAAGTGATCGAGTACGGCGGGCTCTTTCCCTTCAATGTAGCGCGCATGCAAGGCAAGGTGACCATTCCGGGAATCGACACCAAGCCGCGGCCCATGACGGTCACTGAGAAAATCTTCGCGCGGCATATGATTTCTCCGGATGGCAAGGTGGGAGTGCCTGCGGTCAAGCCCGGTGACGCGGGATTCGCACGCACCGATCTCCGCTTCAGTCACGAGTACGTGACACCAATGGCGGCCATCTTCTATGAGCACTTCGTCGGCAAAGACACGCCTGTAAACGATCGCGCCAGCATCATCTTCTTCCGCGACCACCTCACGTTCCTCGATGAAGTTCTATCGGAAGAAAAGAAAAAGATGGGCCTGCTCGACCTGGCTACCCAGCTCAAGATCAAGCAGGAGAGC is a genomic window of Acidobacteriota bacterium containing:
- a CDS encoding VWA domain-containing protein, with the protein product MRLLRTIVIPLVLLASVSAQENTETTFKVDVKLVNVFVTVTDPQGAPIGNLVKNDFSLTEDGIPQKISVFSKESQLPLSIVLAVDTSSSTRKDIRLELEAARRFIHSMIRPQDAVAFYTFATNVSEMTPFTSKLRQLDSAINEVQVGGATSLYDAIYLGAKALINRQGRKVLVLITDGGDTASSIDYKEALRAAQQSEALVYSLIDVPVEASAGRNTGGEHALIQISNDTGGKYYYASNVAQLDRAFEQISDELRTQYLLAYYPAARRASSDFRQIDVIAHPHDLPEVQGSDSGDKLVVRARRGYYTSKLE
- a CDS encoding molybdopterin synthase, whose protein sequence is MRVRVLLFGVLKDILQRSEDSLDLSSGATVSDLLNHYRELAPEKAKFFHSLALAVNQQYAAPGDRLREGDEVALLPPVSGGAETVVRKESYQCQIVRERIQAQRIVEGIKQGEDGAVVVFEGIVRNHTRNRRTLFLDYEAYEPMALNQMNSLAEKVLANYKVREVAIIHRLGRLEIGETSVLIVVASAHRGAAFDACRFAIDTLKRTVPIWKKEHFTDGVVWADGEPFPEELRTSAEPNIGEAK
- a CDS encoding inositol monophosphatase; this encodes MEYYARGVKTEYKGSGTVDVVTEADRASEKLIVEALRAAFPNHGIVGEEGSRAQSSGEFIWYVDPLDGTTNFAHGFPVFCVSLGLARDNEMIAGVVFDPTRNELFAAERGSGATLNGKKIRVSRASSLGESLLGTGFPSKKRHLNPNIYFYHQLTMKTHGIRRAGSAALDLSCVAAGRYDGYWEFNLNPWDTSAGVLLVQEAGGKLSHVDGSAFDVAASRDVLASNGIVHQELQNEMRNVMQGRGLEPLPDLVEFAKSRS
- a CDS encoding sensory transcriptional regulator yields the protein MDQLNLNPALDFLHDLGTRIAAADPLHEVLDEIVEFVADLVSCDSCFIFVLEGDELVLRASKNPHPEALDRLKMQIGQGITGWVAEHREPVVLPEKASRDPRFKIFSELPEDAYEAMLSVPIVSRGRVVSVINVQNREARVFTSREVKSVSTIGHLVGAAIEMARLENEVTQLSDKLATRKIVERAKGLIQRELSITEEEAYSTIQKQARQRRKSMKEVSEAILLAHELKKGSSRPVS
- a CDS encoding Sm ribonucleo-like protein translates to MSFRSAAAPALQKKSKNTPPEETGIEASYLKALGEKQTPVTVKLVGGGAVRGWIEYYDANMIRLTREHSPNLFIYKHEIVYIAEDGGRRGRL